The Streptomyces sp. CC0208 genome window below encodes:
- a CDS encoding transglycosylase SLT domain-containing protein yields MSLVSLALIAPLASAALTDPADPTPAPTADHITDTSRLPSGWQKSGDRIVTYDGDGTGLHVLVADAADAYKWHTAATLSEPGVDTDQWIGQTCVTGSGDRAVVVYAPRQAVNDQQGFQQGAFAAVVDLADGKVTKLPELVSLAYFNPGCGSGEQAVLTRPQGAGTQLLTVDAAKGELVRQQTVAGQLTSAVPFGNEIAAALGDSVVSVDAKGATSTLARTGGTPFRLVPDAHSGLAYQVPAGKKVQVRRVTSAGSDRLLGSGALGALAVHGSGGRVFVTGQDAEDAVRTLPKSWRALDVPASAEVSTTGGLALTSVGNGTEAAGGRKAAADIAPSVGIGAVLPGSDSTVDFTVKPKISRKSQGAEQSPALSDGVHTDSVTPGDDDPSTSTTDPDRACAVTRNDPKLQSLQPSTAQAEWATDLAVQGKLDVRRRSGWNGSELPSYTPQGLFPSTPLKGGGRVPAQIMLGVLSQESNLLQASSRAAAGESGNFIQGGYYGNAGSVHTVNWAAADCGYGIAQVTSGMAKADTTYTAEQQQAITVDYAANIAAGLQILQDKWNQLYDKGLLVNGGDPKYLENWWLALWAYNSGFNLPSSTDATAPWGLGWFNNPANGLYPADRKMFLSSGYDDARNPNLWTYPERVLGWAAYSQQKTDPATGATVRAFTVGDWPAGAPAAEPAHDTFCKPAVNDCDITKPHKVEGSTQPVGPCQRDDFKCWWHQPVSWTDCTATCGTEVLKYQAGDPEPKVAAPHPAACASTLPANALVVDDVPNTVKFRVGSANPCAGERNWISRGTLTFTFGSAQQNGATVYPSKIDFHQLGAGFGGHFWLTHTRVPSYTDSVVTGTWTPDRKLGGRAEVMVHLPDHEANTPSAKYHIDLGDGTVVEKTISQDTGGKNTWVSLGSYEFKGTPSVSLSSATADGTGDASIAWDAVAFVPVKGVPAGS; encoded by the coding sequence ATGTCCCTGGTCTCGCTGGCCCTCATCGCCCCGCTGGCCTCGGCGGCCCTGACCGACCCCGCCGACCCGACGCCCGCCCCGACGGCGGACCACATCACCGACACCTCCCGACTCCCTTCCGGCTGGCAGAAGTCCGGCGACCGGATCGTCACCTACGACGGCGACGGCACCGGACTGCACGTCCTGGTCGCCGACGCGGCCGACGCCTACAAGTGGCACACCGCGGCCACCCTGTCCGAGCCCGGCGTCGACACCGACCAGTGGATCGGCCAGACCTGTGTGACCGGGTCCGGCGACCGCGCCGTCGTGGTCTACGCGCCCCGGCAGGCCGTCAACGACCAACAGGGCTTCCAGCAGGGCGCGTTCGCTGCCGTGGTCGACCTGGCGGACGGCAAGGTGACCAAGCTGCCCGAGCTGGTCTCCCTCGCCTACTTCAACCCGGGCTGCGGCAGCGGCGAACAGGCCGTCCTGACCCGGCCGCAGGGCGCCGGCACGCAACTGCTCACCGTCGACGCCGCGAAGGGAGAGCTGGTCCGGCAGCAGACCGTCGCCGGTCAGCTGACCTCCGCCGTGCCCTTCGGGAACGAGATCGCGGCCGCTCTGGGCGACTCCGTGGTCTCGGTCGACGCCAAGGGCGCGACCAGCACCCTGGCCAGGACCGGCGGCACCCCCTTCCGGCTGGTGCCGGACGCGCACAGCGGGCTCGCCTACCAGGTCCCGGCCGGGAAGAAGGTGCAGGTCCGCCGGGTCACCTCGGCGGGCTCCGACCGGCTCCTCGGCTCCGGTGCGCTCGGCGCCCTCGCGGTGCACGGCAGCGGCGGCCGGGTCTTCGTGACCGGCCAGGACGCCGAGGACGCCGTGCGGACGCTGCCGAAGAGCTGGCGGGCGCTGGACGTGCCGGCCTCCGCCGAGGTCTCCACCACCGGCGGTCTCGCACTGACCTCCGTCGGCAACGGCACCGAGGCGGCCGGCGGCAGGAAGGCGGCGGCGGACATCGCCCCGTCCGTCGGGATCGGCGCGGTGCTGCCCGGCAGCGACAGCACCGTCGACTTCACGGTGAAGCCGAAGATCTCCCGGAAGTCCCAGGGCGCGGAGCAGTCCCCGGCGCTCTCCGACGGGGTGCACACCGACAGCGTCACCCCGGGCGACGACGACCCGTCGACCTCCACCACCGACCCCGACCGCGCCTGCGCCGTCACCCGCAACGACCCGAAGCTCCAGTCGCTCCAGCCCTCGACCGCGCAGGCCGAGTGGGCGACGGACCTCGCCGTGCAGGGCAAGCTGGACGTGCGCCGGCGCAGCGGCTGGAACGGCAGCGAGCTCCCGTCGTACACCCCGCAGGGCCTGTTCCCGTCCACCCCACTCAAGGGCGGCGGCCGGGTGCCCGCGCAGATCATGCTCGGGGTGCTCTCCCAGGAGTCCAACCTCCTCCAGGCGAGCTCCCGGGCGGCGGCGGGCGAGAGCGGCAACTTCATCCAGGGCGGCTACTACGGCAACGCCGGCAGCGTCCACACCGTCAACTGGGCGGCCGCCGACTGCGGTTACGGCATCGCCCAGGTGACCAGCGGCATGGCGAAGGCCGACACCACCTACACCGCCGAACAGCAGCAGGCGATCACCGTGGACTACGCCGCCAACATCGCCGCGGGGCTCCAGATCCTCCAGGACAAGTGGAACCAGCTCTACGACAAGGGTCTGCTCGTCAACGGTGGCGACCCGAAGTACCTGGAGAACTGGTGGCTCGCGCTGTGGGCCTACAACAGCGGCTTCAACCTGCCCAGTTCCACCGACGCCACCGCCCCCTGGGGCCTGGGCTGGTTCAACAACCCGGCCAACGGCCTCTACCCGGCCGACCGCAAGATGTTCCTGTCCTCCGGCTACGACGACGCCCGCAACCCCAACCTGTGGACGTACCCGGAGCGGGTGCTCGGCTGGGCGGCCTACTCCCAGCAGAAGACCGACCCGGCGACCGGGGCGACGGTGAGGGCGTTCACCGTCGGCGACTGGCCCGCGGGCGCCCCCGCGGCCGAGCCCGCGCACGACACGTTCTGCAAGCCCGCCGTCAACGACTGCGACATCACCAAGCCGCACAAGGTCGAGGGGTCGACCCAGCCCGTGGGCCCGTGCCAGCGGGACGACTTCAAGTGCTGGTGGCACCAGCCGGTGAGCTGGACCGACTGCACGGCCACCTGCGGCACCGAGGTGCTGAAGTACCAGGCCGGTGACCCCGAGCCGAAGGTCGCGGCCCCGCACCCGGCCGCCTGCGCGTCCACCCTTCCGGCGAACGCCCTGGTCGTGGACGACGTGCCGAACACGGTGAAGTTCCGGGTCGGTTCCGCCAACCCCTGCGCGGGTGAGCGCAATTGGATCAGCCGGGGCACGCTGACGTTCACCTTCGGGTCGGCCCAGCAGAACGGCGCGACCGTCTACCCCTCGAAGATCGACTTCCATCAGCTGGGGGCCGGCTTCGGTGGGCACTTCTGGCTCACCCACACCCGGGTGCCGTCGTACACCGACTCGGTGGTCACGGGTACCTGGACGCCGGACCGGAAGCTCGGCGGCCGGGCGGAGGTGATGGTGCACCTGCCCGACCACGAGGCCAACACCCCGTCGGCGAAGTACCACATCGACCTCGGTGACGGCACGGTCGTGGAGAAGACGATCTCCCAGGACACCGGCGGCAAGAACACCTGGGTCTCCCTGGGCTCCTACGAGTTCAAGGGCACGCCGAGTGTGTCGCTGAGCTCGGCGACGGCGGACGGCACGGGGGACGCGTCGATCGCTTGGGACGCGGTGGCGTTCGTACCGGTGAAGGGGGTACCGGCGGGGTCGTGA
- a CDS encoding phosphoribosylanthranilate isomerase, with the protein MTLFVKICGLRTEQDVDTAVEAGADAIGFVFSDSPRRIDPAAAARLAARIPESVLTVGVFRREPLEYVRSVAAESGIGAVQLHGPEDRAYYDELSGGGWTLIRAAAFGDRVPRCGELGEDMLLLDAPVPGSGIAWDWSRKQVAGAGEKWLLAGGLTPENVREAVDVTRPWGVDVSSGVEASRGVKNPALITAFVEAARAGAVTSG; encoded by the coding sequence ATGACGCTCTTCGTGAAGATCTGCGGCCTGAGGACCGAGCAGGACGTCGACACCGCCGTCGAGGCCGGCGCCGACGCCATCGGGTTCGTCTTCTCCGACAGCCCCCGCCGCATCGACCCCGCCGCGGCGGCTCGGCTGGCCGCCAGGATCCCCGAGAGCGTCCTGACGGTGGGTGTGTTCCGCCGCGAACCCCTGGAGTACGTCCGCTCGGTGGCCGCCGAGTCAGGGATCGGGGCGGTCCAGCTGCACGGACCCGAGGACCGCGCCTACTACGACGAACTCTCCGGCGGCGGCTGGACCCTGATCCGCGCGGCGGCCTTCGGTGACCGCGTACCGCGCTGCGGGGAGCTGGGCGAGGACATGCTGCTCCTCGACGCCCCGGTGCCGGGCTCCGGCATCGCGTGGGACTGGTCGAGGAAGCAGGTCGCCGGGGCGGGGGAGAAGTGGCTCCTGGCCGGGGGTCTCACGCCGGAGAACGTACGGGAGGCCGTGGACGTCACCCGCCCCTGGGGCGTCGACGTCTCCAGCGGCGTGGAGGCGAGCCGGGGCGTCAAGAACCCGGCCCTGATCACGGCGTTCGTCGAGGCGGCGCGGGCGGGGGCCGTCACCTCGGGGTGA
- a CDS encoding CBM35 domain-containing protein produces the protein MHLRPLITSAGLLAGTLVALSGTTAQAATTRYEAETSPAICTGAVETEYAGYSGSGFCNGTNATGAYAQFTVTAPASGTATLSVRFANGTTTARPADIIVNGSTASSASFESTSTWTGWTTKTLTVPVNAGSNTIRLNPTSANGLPNVDYLEAETSGTTTPPSSSALYVSPSGTDSAAGTVTSPTTLTSAISRISAGGTIYLRGGTYAYSSTVTIPAGNNGTSAARTTLSAYPGETPVLNFAAQTESSTNRGIQLNANYWKIYGLVVERAGDNGIYVGGSNNVVERTVTRFNRDTGLQLGRIASSTPASQWPANNLILSAESHDNADSDGEDADGFAAKLTTGTGNVFRYAVSHNNIDDGWDLYTKTDTGAIGPVTIEYSLSYGNGTLSDGSQAGNGDRNGFKLGGDDIAVNHVVQHSLAYHNGHHGFTYNSNPGSMTITSNVSIGNTERNFNFETGTSVFRGNTSCDSGGNDRYAGDADSSNQFWSGTNGSRCATYAGALGWSYASNGSLVVTFGGKQVTL, from the coding sequence ATGCACTTGAGACCCCTCATCACCTCCGCCGGCCTCCTCGCCGGCACGCTCGTCGCACTCTCCGGCACCACCGCCCAGGCCGCCACCACCCGCTACGAGGCCGAGACATCCCCCGCCATCTGCACCGGAGCCGTCGAGACCGAGTACGCCGGCTACTCCGGCAGCGGATTCTGCAACGGCACCAACGCCACCGGCGCGTACGCCCAGTTCACCGTGACCGCACCCGCATCGGGCACGGCGACCCTGAGCGTCCGCTTCGCCAACGGCACCACCACCGCCCGCCCCGCGGACATCATCGTGAACGGCTCGACGGCCTCGTCGGCGTCCTTCGAGTCCACCTCCACCTGGACCGGCTGGACCACCAAGACGCTCACCGTCCCGGTGAACGCGGGCAGCAACACGATCCGGCTCAACCCGACCAGCGCGAACGGTCTGCCCAACGTCGACTACCTGGAAGCCGAGACCTCCGGCACGACGACCCCGCCGTCGAGCAGCGCCCTGTACGTGTCACCGAGCGGCACCGACAGCGCGGCCGGCACGGTGACCTCGCCCACCACCCTCACCTCGGCCATCAGCCGTATCTCCGCCGGCGGCACGATCTACCTGCGCGGGGGGACGTACGCCTACTCCTCGACGGTGACCATCCCGGCCGGCAACAACGGCACCTCGGCCGCCCGCACCACGCTCTCCGCCTACCCGGGCGAGACGCCGGTGCTCAACTTCGCGGCCCAGACCGAGAGTTCCACCAACCGCGGGATCCAGCTCAACGCCAACTACTGGAAGATCTACGGCCTGGTCGTCGAGCGGGCCGGTGACAACGGCATCTACGTCGGCGGCAGCAACAACGTCGTCGAGCGCACGGTGACCCGCTTCAACCGGGACACCGGGCTCCAGCTCGGCCGGATCGCCTCCTCCACCCCGGCGAGCCAGTGGCCGGCCAACAACCTGATCCTGAGCGCCGAGTCCCACGACAACGCCGACTCCGACGGCGAGGACGCCGACGGCTTCGCCGCGAAGCTCACCACCGGCACCGGGAACGTGTTCCGGTACGCCGTCTCGCACAACAACATCGACGACGGCTGGGACCTCTACACCAAGACCGACACCGGCGCGATCGGCCCGGTGACCATCGAGTACTCGCTGTCCTACGGCAACGGCACGCTCAGCGACGGCTCACAGGCCGGCAACGGCGACCGCAACGGGTTCAAGCTCGGCGGCGACGACATCGCGGTCAACCACGTGGTGCAGCACTCCCTCGCCTACCACAACGGCCACCACGGGTTCACGTACAACAGCAACCCCGGATCGATGACCATCACCAGCAACGTCTCCATCGGCAACACCGAGCGCAACTTCAACTTCGAGACCGGCACCTCGGTCTTCCGCGGCAACACCTCGTGCGACAGCGGCGGCAACGACCGGTACGCCGGTGACGCCGACAGCTCCAACCAGTTCTGGTCCGGCACCAACGGCTCCCGCTGCGCCACCTACGCGGGCGCCCTGGGCTGGTCCTACGCCTCCAACGGCAGCCTGGTCGTCACCTTCGGCGGCAAGCAGGTCACGCTGTAG
- a CDS encoding antibiotic biosynthesis monooxygenase has protein sequence MSIVKINVLTVPEEQRETLEKRFASRAGTVENSDGFEWFELLRPVEGTDTYLVYTRWRSEEDFQKWMTGMSQASHGGGGEQGRPKPAASGSTLWTFEVVQQGAPKQ, from the coding sequence ATGAGCATTGTCAAGATCAACGTACTCACGGTCCCCGAGGAGCAGCGCGAGACGCTGGAGAAGCGGTTCGCCTCCCGGGCGGGGACCGTCGAGAACTCGGACGGCTTCGAGTGGTTCGAGCTCCTGCGTCCCGTCGAGGGCACCGACACCTACCTCGTGTACACGCGCTGGCGCAGCGAGGAGGACTTCCAGAAGTGGATGACCGGGATGTCGCAGGCCTCGCACGGGGGCGGCGGCGAACAGGGCCGCCCCAAGCCCGCCGCCTCCGGCTCGACGCTGTGGACCTTCGAGGTCGTCCAGCAGGGCGCGCCCAAGCAGTAG
- a CDS encoding CU044_5270 family protein translates to MSETEDLLTTPAEWDLPPERHRHFKDVLMQQIDHDTDHGTAATPRRSRFLRPAVLVPLASAALAGALLVTLSVDGRAPVTGTTPSATAAGASGTLNRIATAAMASDAIRVRDDQFVYVRTLERSNTGSFSGPVRLGALHTEERWTSQDPEPVRVTGWLRSSGKDAIMPGRLGPIESTDPVPEGVLHPTYRWLASLPTDPDALLARLYKEARPVEGESRDQAVFSLIGDLIGGAVMPPANAAAFYRAAAKLPGVRDIPDAVDAAGRHGIAITLDDTGFATRDEWIFDKQTLALLGSRFYITDPDRGITTEALAGTTAVMETAVVDKQGEVPARAAAR, encoded by the coding sequence ATGAGCGAGACCGAGGACCTGCTGACGACCCCGGCGGAATGGGACCTCCCGCCGGAGCGCCACCGTCACTTCAAGGACGTACTGATGCAGCAGATCGATCACGACACAGATCACGGCACAGCGGCCACGCCCCGGCGGAGCCGGTTCCTGCGGCCCGCCGTCCTGGTGCCCCTCGCCTCCGCGGCCCTGGCGGGCGCCCTGCTCGTGACCCTCTCCGTGGACGGCCGTGCCCCGGTGACCGGGACGACCCCGTCGGCGACCGCCGCCGGCGCCTCCGGCACCCTGAACCGGATCGCCACGGCCGCCATGGCGAGCGACGCGATCCGGGTGCGGGACGACCAGTTCGTGTACGTCAGGACGCTGGAGCGGTCGAACACGGGCAGCTTCTCCGGCCCCGTGCGGCTCGGCGCCCTGCACACCGAGGAGAGGTGGACCTCCCAGGACCCCGAACCCGTGCGGGTCACCGGATGGCTCCGTTCCAGCGGCAAGGACGCGATCATGCCCGGCCGACTGGGTCCGATCGAGAGCACGGATCCTGTCCCCGAGGGCGTCCTCCACCCGACCTACCGGTGGCTGGCCTCGTTGCCCACGGACCCCGACGCCCTGCTCGCCCGGCTCTACAAGGAGGCCAGGCCGGTCGAGGGCGAGTCGCGGGACCAGGCGGTGTTCTCCCTGATCGGCGACCTGATCGGCGGCGCGGTCATGCCGCCCGCCAACGCCGCCGCCTTCTACCGGGCGGCCGCGAAACTGCCCGGAGTGCGGGACATCCCGGACGCCGTGGACGCGGCCGGCCGGCACGGCATCGCCATCACCCTCGACGACACCGGTTTCGCGACCCGCGACGAGTGGATCTTCGACAAGCAGACGCTCGCCCTGCTCGGCTCCCGGTTCTACATCACCGACCCGGACCGGGGCATCACCACCGAGGCCCTCGCCGGCACCACTGCCGTGATGGAGACCGCCGTCGTCGACAAGCAGGGTGAGGTGCCCGCCCGGGCCGCGGCCCGCTGA
- a CDS encoding RNA polymerase sigma factor → MRETEAAEPERARIRAGDRAAFGELYDRHARAVYNHALRLTGNWAEAEEAMSETFLAAWRTRQTVEPEGGSLKPWLLGIATHKAYNANRGLRRRLAFLARSPEPRPVEDFAEETAGRIDDARRLALVHRALGRLGRQDREVFALCVSAGLDYQQAAEALGVPVGTVRSRLSRARARLARLSSKAEPPPAHGEMESEAALAALFLREETR, encoded by the coding sequence GTGAGGGAAACAGAAGCGGCGGAACCGGAGCGGGCACGGATACGGGCCGGGGACCGGGCGGCCTTCGGCGAGCTGTACGACCGGCACGCGCGGGCGGTCTACAACCATGCCCTGCGGCTGACCGGCAACTGGGCGGAGGCCGAGGAGGCGATGTCCGAGACCTTTCTCGCCGCCTGGCGTACCAGACAGACCGTGGAGCCGGAGGGCGGCTCACTCAAGCCCTGGCTGCTCGGCATCGCCACGCACAAGGCGTACAACGCCAACCGGGGCCTGCGGCGCAGGCTCGCGTTCCTGGCGCGCAGCCCGGAGCCGCGCCCGGTCGAGGACTTCGCCGAGGAGACCGCAGGGCGGATCGACGACGCACGGCGGCTCGCGCTGGTGCACCGCGCCCTGGGCCGGCTGGGGAGGCAGGACCGTGAGGTGTTCGCGCTGTGCGTGTCGGCCGGCCTCGACTACCAGCAGGCGGCCGAGGCCCTGGGCGTGCCCGTCGGGACCGTGCGGTCCCGGCTGTCGCGGGCCCGCGCCCGGCTCGCCCGGCTGAGCTCGAAGGCGGAACCGCCCCCGGCCCACGGAGAGATGGAGAGTGAGGCCGCACTCGCGGCCCTGTTCCTGCGGGAGGAGACCCGATGA
- a CDS encoding type II CAAX endopeptidase family protein — translation MSVQAPVSIETRPVAHEARGLRGSIRRNPLTWFFTLAFALSWAAWTPYVLSANGLGVWHFTFPGGRAGSQLSGVLPGAYLGPIASALLVTGITEGRAGLRTWRTRMTKFRVAGRWYLVVLLAVPATLTLASVALAGRGPALPSATILAAYLPGLLIQMITTGLAEEPGWREFAMPRMQRRYGPLTATLVVGALWGCWHLPLFLTEWGGGPHVAWTVPVEFLAMTITFSCVMTWVFNRSGESMPLVMLLHTGVNNFFSLASSDMFPSLSDGDLTHALVLSTTAAALILLAATRGRLGLPRR, via the coding sequence GTGAGCGTCCAAGCCCCCGTCAGCATCGAGACCCGACCGGTCGCGCACGAGGCCCGCGGCCTGCGCGGCAGCATCCGTCGCAACCCCCTGACCTGGTTCTTCACCCTGGCCTTCGCGTTGAGCTGGGCCGCCTGGACGCCGTACGTCCTGTCCGCGAACGGCCTCGGCGTCTGGCACTTCACCTTCCCCGGCGGCCGCGCGGGCAGCCAGCTCTCCGGCGTCCTGCCCGGCGCCTACCTCGGCCCGATCGCCTCGGCCCTGCTCGTCACCGGGATCACGGAGGGACGCGCGGGCCTGCGGACCTGGCGGACCCGGATGACCAAGTTCAGGGTGGCCGGGCGCTGGTACCTGGTCGTGCTGCTCGCGGTGCCGGCCACGCTGACCCTCGCCTCGGTCGCGCTGGCCGGCCGCGGACCCGCACTGCCGTCCGCGACGATCCTCGCCGCGTATCTCCCCGGACTGCTCATCCAGATGATCACCACCGGTCTCGCGGAGGAGCCCGGCTGGCGGGAGTTCGCGATGCCGCGGATGCAGCGCCGCTACGGCCCCCTGACCGCGACCCTCGTCGTCGGCGCGCTGTGGGGCTGCTGGCACCTGCCGCTGTTCCTCACGGAGTGGGGCGGCGGGCCGCACGTGGCGTGGACCGTGCCGGTGGAGTTCCTCGCGATGACGATCACGTTCAGCTGCGTGATGACCTGGGTGTTCAACCGGTCCGGCGAGAGCATGCCGCTGGTCATGCTGCTGCACACCGGCGTCAACAACTTCTTCTCCCTCGCCTCGTCGGACATGTTCCCCTCGCTGTCCGACGGCGACCTCACGCACGCCCTGGTCCTGAGCACGACGGCGGCGGCCCTGATCCTGCTGGCCGCGACCCGGGGCCGGCTGGGCCTGCCCCGGCGGTGA
- a CDS encoding response regulator transcription factor, which yields MRIVIAEDDPLLREGLALLLRAEGLDVVGTADTAEGALDAIDTHKPDVAILDVRMPPTHTDEGVRAAVEARRRSPDLAVLVLSAYVEQSFATELLTGGVGGLGYLLKERVGRVEEFLDALRRVASGGTAIDPEVVAQLFTRSHQDVRLERLSPREKDVLALMAEGLGNSAIAEKLFVTDGAVHKHIRSIFAKLDLAPTDQVDRRVAAVLHYLEDARRRS from the coding sequence ATGCGGATCGTGATCGCCGAGGACGACCCCCTGCTGCGGGAGGGGCTCGCGTTGCTGCTGCGCGCCGAGGGACTGGACGTGGTCGGCACGGCCGACACCGCCGAGGGGGCGCTCGACGCCATCGACACGCACAAGCCCGACGTGGCCATCCTCGACGTACGGATGCCGCCCACCCACACCGACGAGGGGGTCCGCGCGGCCGTCGAGGCCCGGCGGCGCAGCCCGGACCTCGCCGTCCTCGTGCTGTCCGCCTACGTCGAGCAGAGCTTCGCGACCGAGCTGCTGACCGGCGGGGTCGGAGGGCTCGGCTATCTGCTCAAGGAACGGGTCGGCCGGGTCGAGGAGTTCCTCGACGCGCTGCGCCGGGTGGCCTCCGGCGGCACCGCCATCGACCCCGAGGTCGTCGCCCAGCTGTTCACGCGGTCCCACCAGGACGTGCGCCTTGAGCGGCTCAGCCCGCGCGAGAAGGACGTACTGGCCCTGATGGCCGAGGGGCTCGGCAACAGCGCCATCGCGGAGAAGCTGTTCGTGACCGACGGGGCCGTGCACAAGCACATCCGGAGCATCTTCGCGAAGCTCGATCTGGCGCCGACGGACCAGGTCGACCGGCGCGTGGCGGCCGTACTCCACTATCTGGAGGACGCGCGGCGACGGTCGTAG
- a CDS encoding sensor histidine kinase, with translation MATADVKDLAVGTATTAAAAVGQLVSGLGTAILTPFVLLWLVLAPGGVRVLHALAGMERVRLARWGPEVIAPAPPPVRLRAALGDPTTRRELLWLLRHLAVGLPLGLLGFVLPVLALRDTAFPLYWRLAPKDATATSIGIGVAHSWPDALAVCLLGVGWIAIILGLTPGLARLQANPGRRLLSAGPDADLSLRVAELTATRAAALDAHATELRRIERSLHDGTQNRIVTVTVLLGAARRMVARDPAGADELLERAQSAAEQALAELRTVSRSILPPVLADRGLAGALTGLAAESAVPCAVDVEMPRRCAASVEATAYFVVAEALTNIAKHSGASRATITVRAPGPRLLLRITDDGRGGADEHTGSGLTGIRRRVAAHDGTFRLTSPPGGPTVVEVDLPCGV, from the coding sequence ATGGCCACCGCCGACGTCAAGGACCTCGCCGTGGGGACCGCGACGACCGCGGCCGCCGCAGTCGGCCAGCTGGTCTCCGGACTCGGTACGGCGATCCTGACGCCGTTCGTGCTGCTGTGGCTGGTGCTGGCGCCCGGCGGGGTGCGCGTGCTGCACGCCCTGGCCGGCATGGAACGGGTCCGGCTCGCCCGCTGGGGTCCCGAGGTCATCGCGCCCGCGCCGCCGCCGGTGCGGCTGCGGGCCGCCCTCGGCGACCCCACGACCCGGCGCGAACTGCTGTGGCTGCTCCGGCATCTGGCCGTCGGCCTGCCGCTGGGCCTGCTCGGCTTCGTCCTGCCGGTGCTCGCCCTGCGGGACACCGCGTTTCCGCTGTACTGGCGGCTCGCCCCGAAGGACGCGACCGCCACGTCCATCGGGATCGGCGTCGCGCACTCCTGGCCGGACGCCCTCGCGGTGTGCCTGCTCGGCGTGGGCTGGATCGCCATCATCCTGGGGCTCACGCCCGGCCTGGCACGGCTCCAGGCGAACCCGGGGCGCCGCCTCCTGTCGGCCGGCCCCGACGCCGATCTCTCCCTGCGCGTCGCCGAGCTGACCGCGACCCGGGCCGCCGCGCTGGACGCCCACGCCACCGAACTGCGGCGCATCGAGCGCTCGTTGCACGACGGCACCCAGAACCGGATCGTCACGGTGACCGTGCTGCTCGGGGCCGCCCGCCGGATGGTCGCCCGCGACCCGGCGGGCGCCGACGAACTCCTGGAGCGGGCCCAGTCCGCGGCCGAACAGGCGCTGGCGGAGCTGCGGACGGTCTCCCGCAGCATCCTGCCGCCGGTGCTCGCGGACCGGGGTCTCGCGGGGGCGCTGACCGGGCTCGCGGCTGAGAGCGCGGTGCCGTGCGCGGTCGACGTGGAGATGCCGCGGCGCTGCGCCGCGTCCGTCGAGGCGACCGCGTACTTCGTCGTCGCCGAGGCGCTCACCAACATCGCCAAGCACAGCGGGGCCTCCCGGGCCACCATCACCGTCCGCGCCCCCGGGCCACGGCTCCTGCTGCGGATCACGGACGACGGCCGGGGCGGCGCCGACGAGCACACCGGCTCCGGCCTGACCGGCATCCGCCGCCGGGTGGCCGCCCACGACGGCACCTTCCGCCTGACGAGCCCGCCGGGCGGCCCGACGGTGGTGGAGGTGGACCTGCCGTGCGGTGTGTGA